The Lycium barbarum isolate Lr01 chromosome 4, ASM1917538v2, whole genome shotgun sequence nucleotide sequence TTATGAAGTGTTTGTGTTGGTTAATGTAATTAAGGGGCGAAATGAGAAATTAGGAGTCCCTTACTCATGAGGTGACAAGCCCTTGTGCGGGTACCGGGGTCCCTTACTCATGAGGTGACGAGCCCTTGTGCGGGTACCGGTGTCATGTTATGGGTAATTAATGAAAGATGGAATAACCTTGTAAAGTGAAGAACGTCAAGGTTATGGACATTGGTTGGTATTGTTAAATCTACTTGTGGTATGGTTATTGATGATATGGGCTTATGATAGCCATTCTTGTtaatacttgtgatattgattcaTTGTGCATTCATCACTCCATATATCTTCTAAAACATGAAAAAGGAATTACATTATGCATTGATCTGAAATGGGAAATTGGGGGTCTCGTACTCAGGGTGTATGCATATTcatttcatatattcatgatattattgacatATTATTGATGAGTCACAATGAAGCGTCCGTAGAGGACCGATTTGATATGGTACATGATTGGAGTGATGAAGACATGATAGCATGTCGTCTTGTACCCGATATGATCTGGAGGATCTGGCATTCCGAGTGAGTATATTAACCTCATGAGTACCCATGGGTCACATGAAACCTACCGCAGGACCGTGTGTATACTGATGCATATTGCCCATTACATTGCATCTCATTTGCATTTTCATACCATACGTACTTGATCGCATTGTATTTGTGTGACTCTTAATGAATAATTGTAAAAGACTAAGCTTTATATGACCTGATTGAAATGTAGGCTTTCTCATCTTAATTGCCTAAGGGTTTTTTAAACTGTACAAACTTGTTACTAACGAAGTGTGAAGGTGAATGTCGGAAAGACCAACCCTCGTCATCGCGTCAGTTTAGGGTCGGTCAACAATTCTACTGAGTACACGTGTTTCCCCATATTCACTCTACACTTGTTACACCTTTTTGTGTGCAGGTTTTGATCCGCATTCGAGTAAAGGACGAGAGACCCCGCTGATCATTGAGGCGTTTCTTGGTGTGTAGGATGAGCTGCTGACTGTTGCACAACACTAGACTCCATTTCTATCTTAATATTGTGTTTTTATCTTTTGGACAACATTTATAGTATTTCAGAGTTGTATTCCAcatttagtagctcttgtacttatgACTTTCAGGTTTTAGGGAGATGTATGATTTAGACTTACTTATGTTACAAGTTACGAGACTTATTATGAACTTATGGGTTGTTTCCTTTAAAATTCCGCTTTTGACTTATATTGTAAGACTTAGTTTTCATTTGGATTCGCCTACGAATTTGGGTATGTGTCCTCATGGTACATTAGGATTTTGAGTCGTGACAGACTTTCATGGATCGTAAGGTAAACGGGGGACAAATATAAAGCAAATTGAATACTTTAGGATAAATTTGAACATTCCTATTTTTATTACTTTGGAATATGTTAAGCAACCCAAGATTTTTTTCCCAACTTTTTTTAAATAACCGTTTGGTTATGCAGTATGGTTTATTTTTCATTCCAACTTGATTCAAGATTGAAAAGCTGATTTCTATCCACTTTCTCAAGCAAAATAAATGACTTTCTCACAAAAActtcaatatttaaaaaaaatgatatttgcATTCAAATACAACTTAAATTTCTAAATACTCtttttaatttaatataaaatataCTTCTTTCAAATAATCACATTCTTGTCCATGGGCCTACTAAATAAAAACAGGAAAAATGAAGCAAGTAGCCATCCAGCCTAAATTATTGACAACCAGGTGATCTAAGAAGCTTAAAAGATATTCTTTAGtctttttaaaataatttcaTTTCGTAGCCTTTTTTCAACTAATTTCAGCATATGTATAAaaactgtatcattgttgtatataaaatatatcatacgtatagaaactgtatcattgttgtatagaatatataTCCGTATATTATGTGTTTAGAGAATGTATTACTGTTGTATAATTTTTGCTTAGTAAATGTATAATCAACatatacttactaattatacacatattatatgattattatacacatattatacatgttttgagatATTTCTTGAAGGCTCAATTAACGTAAACTTACTAATTATGGACATATTATTTATGTTTTGGGATACATTTTTGAAGgctcaatttgttttttttttcatcgcATATTTGTTTCGCTTTGGTGGCAAGCTTAGCCACCACAAAATGCGTACTTCTTGTAGACCCCCTGGAGTCGTTACAAAAAAAACTTTTAGCAACAACAGTACATGTAGCGACCTTTAGCAACTTTAGTCGCCAAAAAAAATTCTAATCTCTTGTAGTGATTGAGCTGCTGAGCTAGCGCTTGTTAATAATTTGGGCCAAAAGGACAATTCGCGGCATTAAGCCCAAACATGAGCCATTAAAATTTCCGATGGCCAGATAGCGTTCCTTTCCCTAAAAAAATAGATATGGGGATCTTAATAGATCAGTTACCTAATGGATTCAATTCTCCACCGTATAATCTCCTTAATCATTTTCCCTTCCCCTACTAgctacccctatgtaataaaaagaaaagatttaagaaaataataaaaaatagtaaaAAATAGATATGTACGAGGTTGCATTATAGTTTTTGAGGGACATAATATAAAAAGCCAATAAAAAGGAAGTTTCTGCATATCAAATCTTACCTCGGAGGAGATTTGAGATCCGTCATCCTCTCATTGCTTTGCTCACTTCTTGTTACACTGCCCTCTCTGCCTCTCAAACATTCATTTCTTTATACGCCTCtcttcatcatatcattcaatgCAACAACTTCTTCTTACTCTTATTATTATTCCATTAAAATATAAACAAATGTTTAGTACCACTTTTGTTTCTCACGCAATTGCTTGCATGGCTTTAATGTTACTCAATGTGTTACCTTAAAAGCATCCCATTACGTGTCTGGTTCTTTTGTGACACAGTGTTTGCTTTTTCTTCACTCTTTACATTCTTTTTGCTCCTAACTGTCCATTCATGAGATCTTTCAGATTTTAGAATCCTTTTCATTCTAAGTggttttttttttcacaatttttttttttatcatacgGGTATTTTgcactaatatttttttttcctttggtaattttttttttgtgtggggaGGGTTATGGGAATTCTTGATTCTTTATTTGGAAATGGGGGTAGAAGGTTTATCAAGAGAAAAGATAGTGATGCAGGTGAAGCAGGTTTGTTTTATTTGCCCTTTTCTTAATTGGATTTGAGAATATTAATGTATTTTTTCTGTTTGCTTTAATTGGTTAGTCTTGCGGTTTACAGGGGTCAAGAGGGTTTTAGGTTTTCAAAAATTTGGTTTTTATTTTGCGAACCTTGTTTGGTGGGTTAGTAATGGAAACTGGGATTTTGACAATctgttttgttattttatttgtaGAAAATTGGAGTGTGAGTTTAGGCTTTTAGTAATGCAATCTAATTCTAAGCATAAAAAATGAAGCCCATTTTTTGGAAATCCCACTATAGTAATGCCAATAAAAATCGAAAATGAAAGACCCAAAGTAATGAGAAAATGAGGAAAAAAAGTAGACATTAGCAGATAAATTAGCAGCAAATAAAGAAGGATAAGGAGAAAGAACTCAAGTAATTATCCTTCGTTCTCTTAATTAATTTGGACAGATCTGGAGGGCCTTCTTGCATGGACTTGGGCTTGCTTTGATGATGGGTAGGCCTTTTCCATTTTCAACAATCTAATGCCACACCAACCCTTTAAAGAGTAGGCGGTTCGTATCTTTCTAATGAGAGTCTATCCGGAGAAAGAAAAAAACCTTTTCAGGATGAGACTATCTATGAATTAGTTCCAGGAAAGCGGCCGTTCACGTCAGGAATAGAGGCCGTTAAGAATGTACTTGCTTTTCCCTTTCTTCATTAAGATTGGGTTTGCTGAAGAATTTAGTGTATATTATTGTCTTAATCAGGAGTATCTAAATTTATCTGAACATTTAATTAAGAATCAGTTACTtccttccgtctcaatttatgtgaagaTGTTTGACTGACACGGAGTTTAATAATGAAAAgaatacttttgaaatttatggtctaaaataaACGATAGATATTTGTGTGCCTATAAATATCTCATTAAGGATTAAGGGTAAAATGTGAAGCTTATAgtcaaattgttactaaatatatatactatttcttttttggactgactaaaaaagaaagaatgTCGCATAAATTGGAACAAAGAGAATATTAAATGTATATGCCTTCCTGTCCAGAGGCAGAGAGTATTAACCTTCAGCTAATTAAACTTGATAGGTTCAATCCTTAAGGTTCTTAGTACATAACTCATGGTACTATTGAAATCATGTTTTTTccgaatgtgtatatatattcagtTGAACCCGTAGTTTATAAGCTGCATCCTTCTCTGTTCCTCTACATTCACAGATATCTTGTGGGATTTCTGCTTTTTGACTGCTTTGCATCATAAACATTACCTGGAACACTAATTTCTCTCCACTTAGTAGTACTTATACATAAATTTGGCTGTTACTTAGAACAACTTGTGCTTTTGCCTTGATTAAAAGCTATATTCTTAGGATTTTGATGGTATGGCCCTATTATAAACCAGGTCGGGCACTGGAAGAACTCAGAGGTTCCCTCTACAATGAGCTTCGAACATCAGAAGGAGCCAAGCGTCAACAACAACGATTCTGTGGTCCTGTTATGGCAATGACCTTCAATTTCATGGTTGCTGTTGGAATTATATTGGGAAACAAACTTGTATGGCTTTCCTTCCTACATTTTCCAACTCTTGATGGTTGCAATATAGTTAGTGCTTGTAGTTGAATCAAGAATGTGTGCTTTTTCCGTGGTTTCGGTTTTCCCAGTAGCAGGTATATTAATACTGATTGCATGAGCATCATAATATATGAGTATATTCTCCATTCCGCTTTGTGTTTCAAAGACACGATAAGATTTTTTATCTGTGAAATTTTTGTTGGCTTCTAAACTTGGTAATGTGGTTTGCAGGTTATGGGAAGAGTTGGATTTAATTTTCCGATTTTCCTAACTTTCATCCATTACTGTTGTGCTTGGATTCTACTTGCCATCTTCAAGGCTTTGTCATTGCTTCCAGCTGCTCCTCCGGCTAAATCAACACCATTTTCTTCAATCTTTTCTTTGGGTGTTGTAATGGCTTTTGCCTCTGGCCTTGCCAATGCTAGTCTCAAGCATAACAGGTTCCCATATTGTAAACCTTTTCTCCAACTCCCAAACCTTGTGGCAACTAATTTCTTTTTCCTAACTAGCCGACTCGTGCAGTGTGGGTTTCTATCAGATGGCTAAAATTGCTGTTACTCCAACCATTGTCATTGCAGAGTTCTTTCTTTTCAAAAAAACCGTATCCTTTCACAAAGTTAGTCACATAAAACTTGCCATTTATGATTACATCATTCTCGAGAATTTGCTTATTTAAGTTCAAATAATGTTACAGGTTGTGGCTTTAGCTGTCGTGTCAGTAGGCGTTGCAGTAGCAACCGTCACAGACTTGGAATTTAATCTCTTTGGGGCTTGTATTGCACTAGCATGGATAGTTCCAAGTGGTGTAAACAAAATTCTTTGGTCAACTCTCCAACAACAAACTAATTGGACTGCTCTTGCGTAGGAAgtgcttttcttttttcttttacttctcATATGACAGCAAGTGACTCTGTGCTTGAATATGAATGAAGACCGAAATTTTAATGCAGGTTGATGTGGAGGACAACACCAGTGACAATTTTCTTCTTGGTAGCACTGATGCCTTGGTTAGACCCTCCAGGAGTGCTATCCTTCAAGTGGGACATCCACAATTCGAGTGCTATTCTCATCTCAGCTTTACTTGGTTTTCTCTTGCAATGGTCAGGTGCTTTAGCACTTGGGTAAGAGACACTATTTTCCTATTAATGCTCAAAGCCGTTACTTTTTCATCATAGCTTTTTACTATTGTATTTTTCCAACTTGTTTTGAAAATGCTTTTCTTGAGCTAAGGGTCTTAtcaaaaacaacctctctacctcacccaaggtagggataaggtctgcgtacactccacCATTCGCAGACCCCGCTTATGAGATCAcgctggatatgttgttgttgctcaGAGCCGCTACTTTTTTTCTTCTAGTACATAGATCCAAGCTAGGGAGTCTTCCAATATGAGCTCCATAGTTATCTGTTGTCTGGTTTTACTGAAAATTTTGAAGATTTCCTTATTTTGTCATGTACAATTTGCTACATTTCGTAAAGAGAAACTGTAATTT carries:
- the LOC132636285 gene encoding nucleotide-sugar uncharacterized transporter 2 isoform X1, producing the protein MGILDSLFGNGGRRFIKRKDSDAGEAGRALEELRGSLYNELRTSEGAKRQQQRFCGPVMAMTFNFMVAVGIILGNKLVMGRVGFNFPIFLTFIHYCCAWILLAIFKALSLLPAAPPAKSTPFSSIFSLGVVMAFASGLANASLKHNSVGFYQMAKIAVTPTIVIAEFFLFKKTVSFHKVVALAVVSVGVAVATVTDLEFNLFGACIALAWIVPSGVNKILWSTLQQQTNWTALALMWRTTPVTIFFLVALMPWLDPPGVLSFKWDIHNSSAILISALLGFLLQWSGALALGATSATSHVVLGQFKTCVILLGGYFLFGSDPGWTSICGAVTALGGMTVYTSLSIKESKEKASDQLPKHNVPPQKLKSTEDDDNSRYSPPDHTPAVV
- the LOC132636285 gene encoding nucleotide-sugar uncharacterized transporter 2 isoform X2, whose protein sequence is MGRVGFNFPIFLTFIHYCCAWILLAIFKALSLLPAAPPAKSTPFSSIFSLGVVMAFASGLANASLKHNSVGFYQMAKIAVTPTIVIAEFFLFKKTVSFHKVVALAVVSVGVAVATVTDLEFNLFGACIALAWIVPSGVNKILWSTLQQQTNWTALALMWRTTPVTIFFLVALMPWLDPPGVLSFKWDIHNSSAILISALLGFLLQWSGALALGATSATSHVVLGQFKTCVILLGGYFLFGSDPGWTSICGAVTALGGMTVYTSLSIKESKEKASDQLPKHNVPPQKLKSTEDDDNSRYSPPDHTPAVV